In the Devosia sp. SL43 genome, one interval contains:
- a CDS encoding putative F420-0 ABC transporter substrate-binding protein has product MRLPSSVAGLALLALSSGAAFAQAAYPLAFDNCGFTVDLGAAPKRVVTIKSTATEMLLALGLEDRIVGIAFQDGPAPEPWSATAANLQVLSDKLPSQEVVLEVEPDFVYGGWESNFAADGAGERATLAGLGVNTYVSPAACRSIKPAKLTFDELFDEIAEVGLIFEATTAADTLIAAQKAELAAIAPDTRGLTALWYSSGTKAPYVGAGSNAPAMIMEALGLNNIMSGVDDGWVAASWEAVVDANPDVIVLVDATWNSAEQKKKLLAENPITSQLNAVVNERYLILPFPASEAGVRNVGATADMAAQLAALSF; this is encoded by the coding sequence ATGCGTCTCCCATCCAGCGTCGCCGGCCTTGCGCTTCTGGCACTATCGTCCGGCGCGGCCTTCGCCCAGGCCGCCTACCCACTGGCTTTTGACAATTGCGGCTTCACCGTTGATCTGGGCGCCGCACCCAAGCGGGTGGTCACTATAAAGTCCACCGCTACCGAAATGCTGCTAGCGTTGGGCCTGGAAGATAGGATTGTCGGTATCGCCTTCCAGGATGGTCCGGCTCCGGAGCCTTGGAGCGCCACAGCGGCCAACCTCCAGGTGCTTTCGGACAAGCTGCCCTCGCAGGAAGTGGTGCTCGAAGTCGAGCCCGACTTCGTCTATGGCGGCTGGGAAAGCAATTTCGCCGCCGACGGCGCCGGGGAACGTGCGACGCTGGCAGGTCTGGGCGTCAACACCTACGTCTCGCCGGCCGCCTGCCGTTCGATCAAGCCGGCCAAGTTGACTTTCGACGAGCTGTTTGACGAAATCGCCGAAGTCGGCCTTATCTTTGAGGCCACTACCGCAGCCGATACACTCATCGCCGCGCAGAAGGCAGAACTGGCCGCCATTGCGCCGGATACGCGCGGCCTGACGGCACTCTGGTACTCATCCGGCACCAAGGCACCCTATGTCGGCGCCGGCAGCAATGCTCCGGCCATGATCATGGAAGCGCTGGGCCTCAACAACATCATGTCCGGTGTAGACGACGGCTGGGTGGCAGCCAGCTGGGAAGCCGTCGTCGATGCCAATCCTGATGTGATCGTGCTGGTCGACGCCACCTGGAATTCCGCCGAGCAGAAGAAGAAACTGCTGGCCGAAAACCCCATCACCAGCCAGCTCAACGCCGTGGTCAACGAGCGCTACCTCATCCTGCCATTCCCGGCCTCCGAAGCCGGCGTCCGCAATGTCGGCGCAACGGCCGATATGGCCGCGCAACTCGCCGCGCTCAGCTTCTAG
- the fgd gene encoding glucose-6-phosphate dehydrogenase (coenzyme-F420) has product MRFGYKASAEQFAPTKLLNFAVEAEQAGFDSVFVSDHFQPWKHTDGHAPFAPAWMAAVLAKTERVVLGTSVLTPTFRLHPSVVAHAFGTLGAMFPGRVILGVGTGESLNEVPSTGMVWPELKERSARLREAVTLIRKLWSEERVTFDGEFYKTQNATIYDKPDEMVPIYLAAGGPLNAKYAGRAGDGFICTSGKGAELYVDQLLPNVDIGRAESDRSDKPFERMIEVKVSFDTDPEAALNNTRGWAALSLSAEEKHSVEDPEEMERLAAQLPIERIAKRWIVSSDPDEHVAAIKTYIDYGFDHLVFHAPGDDQSRFLQLYARDILPRLRAL; this is encoded by the coding sequence GTGCGCTTCGGATACAAGGCTTCGGCCGAACAGTTCGCCCCCACCAAACTGCTCAATTTCGCCGTCGAGGCCGAGCAAGCCGGCTTCGATTCGGTGTTTGTCAGCGATCATTTCCAGCCGTGGAAGCATACAGACGGCCACGCGCCGTTTGCGCCTGCATGGATGGCTGCCGTACTTGCCAAGACGGAACGCGTTGTTCTCGGCACGTCCGTGCTGACGCCAACCTTTCGCCTGCATCCATCCGTCGTCGCCCATGCTTTCGGCACGCTTGGCGCCATGTTTCCCGGCCGTGTGATCCTGGGCGTCGGTACCGGCGAATCGCTCAACGAGGTTCCATCCACCGGTATGGTCTGGCCCGAGCTCAAGGAGCGTTCCGCCCGTCTGCGTGAGGCCGTGACGCTGATCCGCAAGCTATGGAGCGAAGAGCGCGTCACTTTCGACGGCGAGTTCTACAAGACGCAGAACGCGACCATCTACGACAAGCCCGACGAGATGGTCCCGATCTATCTGGCTGCCGGCGGACCGCTCAACGCCAAATATGCCGGCCGCGCCGGCGATGGCTTCATTTGCACGTCGGGTAAAGGCGCCGAGCTCTATGTCGACCAGCTGCTGCCCAATGTGGATATCGGTCGCGCCGAGTCCGACCGGTCCGACAAGCCGTTCGAGCGCATGATCGAGGTCAAGGTATCCTTCGACACCGACCCCGAAGCCGCACTCAACAATACGCGCGGCTGGGCCGCTCTGTCGCTTTCGGCCGAAGAAAAGCACTCGGTGGAAGACCCTGAGGAAATGGAGCGGCTGGCCGCGCAATTGCCGATCGAGCGCATTGCCAAGCGCTGGATCGTCTCAAGCGACCCCGACGAGCATGTGGCCGCGATCAAAACCTATATCGACTACGGTTTCGACCACCTGGTGTTCCACGCGCCAGGTGACGACCAGAGCCGGTTTCTGCAGCTCTACGCTCGGGACATCCTGCCCCGGCTGCGAGCACTGTAG
- a CDS encoding MYG1 family protein: MNPQFLVTHSGGFHADELLSSVVLTRLFPQAKIVRSRAPEWIMPAADRIIYDVGGAYDAEARIFDHHQRGAPLREDGQPYSSFGLIWKHYGRDYLAVAGVPTPHIEDVHASFDSNFVLPIDLVDNGALSPSGPLAGLSLSSLLETLKPDFDDVAPDADDRAFQAALAVARSFVEAGVGRRAAKLRAESVVRRAIEVTGQGRVLELPMGMPFRPAIQKAGADHLLFVVHPRDKDWCLTTIRTSDDGFDVRADLPASWAGLTGPELEKVSGVAGASFCHNGRFVAAAKTREAAIAMADIAVAEATAGR, from the coding sequence ATGAATCCACAGTTTCTCGTCACCCATTCCGGTGGCTTCCATGCCGACGAACTGCTGTCGAGCGTTGTCCTGACGCGGCTGTTCCCGCAGGCGAAGATCGTGCGCAGCCGGGCGCCGGAGTGGATTATGCCCGCCGCGGACCGCATCATCTACGATGTCGGTGGCGCCTATGACGCCGAAGCGCGAATCTTCGACCATCATCAGCGTGGCGCGCCGCTGCGTGAAGATGGGCAGCCTTACAGCTCGTTTGGCTTGATCTGGAAGCACTATGGTCGCGACTATCTGGCGGTAGCTGGTGTTCCGACGCCTCATATCGAGGACGTGCATGCATCGTTCGACAGCAACTTCGTGCTGCCCATCGACCTCGTGGACAATGGTGCACTCAGCCCGTCCGGTCCATTGGCTGGGCTGTCATTGTCGTCGCTGCTCGAAACGCTGAAGCCTGACTTTGATGACGTCGCTCCGGACGCGGACGACCGCGCATTTCAGGCCGCGCTGGCGGTAGCACGCAGTTTCGTCGAGGCCGGCGTCGGTCGTCGGGCTGCCAAGCTTCGCGCCGAGTCGGTCGTGCGGCGGGCTATTGAAGTAACCGGGCAGGGTCGCGTGCTGGAACTGCCGATGGGCATGCCGTTCCGTCCGGCCATCCAGAAGGCCGGTGCCGATCATCTGCTGTTCGTCGTGCATCCGCGGGACAAGGATTGGTGCCTGACCACGATCCGCACATCGGATGACGGCTTCGATGTGCGCGCCGATCTGCCGGCAAGCTGGGCCGGCCTGACGGGTCCCGAACTCGAAAAGGTCAGCGGCGTGGCTGGTGCCAGCTTCTGCCACAACGGCCGGTTCGTTGCCGCCGCCAAGACGCGCGAAGCGGCGATCGCGATGGCCGATATCGCAGTGGCCGAGGCGACAGCCGGCCGATAA
- the mazG gene encoding nucleoside triphosphate pyrophosphohydrolase, with the protein MAALRNPVGGCPWDLEQDFSSIRHYTIEEAYEVSDAIERGDMGDLREELGDLLLQPIYHAQMAQEAGHFDIGDVIYGITEKLIRRHPHVFGEQAARDAEMAKGRWEAIKVEERAAKAARKGETTPSILDDVPNVLPALARAEKLTKRAAKVGFDWPDFAAVKAKVEEELAEVAEAQASGNQAATHEEIGDLLFAIANLARKAGVDAEGALRDANFKFTRRFHYVEERCREDGIEPKDAGLERLDGYWNEIRAADKQPGTVSIRSAEPNDVGSIFHVRTSVTENVLTVTQLAGFGITKASITEMILSAPCAWVAVDAEKVVGFSMIDVDEASLFAAFVLPSYEGKGLGRKLVQAAEDALFARHQVAWLKTGKTTRAAGFYRHLGWGNETDVDGTEIRLEKSRP; encoded by the coding sequence ATGGCCGCCCTGCGCAATCCGGTCGGCGGCTGTCCGTGGGATCTGGAGCAGGACTTCTCTTCCATTCGCCACTACACGATCGAGGAAGCCTATGAGGTGTCCGACGCGATCGAGCGTGGCGACATGGGCGACCTGCGCGAGGAGTTGGGCGATCTGCTGTTGCAGCCGATCTACCACGCGCAGATGGCCCAGGAGGCCGGGCATTTCGATATCGGCGACGTGATCTACGGCATCACCGAAAAGCTCATCCGCCGGCATCCGCATGTGTTCGGCGAGCAGGCCGCGCGCGACGCGGAAATGGCCAAGGGCCGCTGGGAGGCCATCAAGGTCGAAGAGCGTGCCGCCAAGGCCGCCCGCAAGGGCGAGACGACGCCGTCGATCCTTGACGACGTCCCCAATGTTCTCCCTGCCCTCGCCCGCGCTGAAAAGCTCACCAAACGCGCCGCCAAGGTCGGGTTCGACTGGCCGGACTTTGCCGCGGTGAAAGCCAAGGTCGAGGAGGAACTGGCCGAAGTCGCCGAGGCCCAGGCGAGCGGCAATCAGGCGGCTACACATGAGGAAATCGGGGATCTACTCTTCGCCATCGCCAATCTCGCCCGCAAGGCCGGTGTCGATGCCGAAGGTGCGCTTCGGGACGCCAATTTCAAGTTCACCCGCCGGTTCCACTATGTCGAAGAGCGCTGCCGAGAGGATGGGATCGAGCCCAAGGATGCCGGTTTGGAGCGGCTGGATGGGTATTGGAACGAAATCCGGGCCGCGGATAAGCAACCTGGTACGGTCTCAATTCGGTCGGCAGAGCCAAACGATGTTGGCAGCATCTTTCATGTCAGAACCTCGGTCACTGAAAATGTTCTGACAGTCACTCAACTTGCCGGGTTTGGCATAACGAAAGCGTCGATTACCGAGATGATCTTGAGCGCTCCGTGTGCCTGGGTGGCGGTGGATGCCGAGAAAGTCGTTGGCTTTTCGATGATTGACGTCGACGAAGCATCGCTTTTTGCCGCGTTCGTATTGCCCTCCTACGAGGGAAAGGGACTCGGCAGGAAGCTCGTCCAAGCGGCTGAGGATGCACTGTTTGCCCGCCATCAGGTCGCATGGCTCAAGACAGGCAAGACAACACGTGCGGCAGGTTTCTATCGCCACCTTGGTTGGGGCAATGAAACGGATGTCGACGGTACTGAAATTCGGCTCGAGAAATCGCGTCCTTGA
- a CDS encoding ABC transporter ATP-binding protein, with translation MSTGLAVRGIRVEIGTTILLDDISLAAPAGSLTGLIGPNGAGKSTLMRAALGLVPLSLGSITFDNADLLGMPRRDRARMAAFVEQSGTTEARLSAREVVALGRIPFQSVWQSAPSPADAAAVEEALDAVGMSGFAERPYHTLSGGEQQRLQIARALAQQPRLLILDEPTNHLDVHAQLAVLGLLRRRAQAGVTVLLALHDLNLAAAFCDTLVVLDQGRLVASGTPETVLTPALLRSVYQVDATLLRHPVTGRPTIVYDLPSE, from the coding sequence ATGAGCACAGGATTGGCCGTCCGGGGCATCAGGGTCGAAATCGGCACGACAATCCTGCTCGACGACATCAGCCTTGCGGCGCCCGCCGGTTCGCTGACCGGACTGATCGGCCCCAATGGCGCCGGCAAATCGACGCTGATGCGCGCCGCCCTAGGCCTCGTGCCGCTGAGTCTGGGGTCGATCACCTTCGACAATGCGGACCTGCTCGGCATGCCCCGTCGCGACAGAGCCCGGATGGCTGCCTTTGTCGAGCAGAGCGGCACGACCGAGGCGCGCCTTTCCGCCCGCGAAGTGGTCGCGCTTGGCCGCATCCCCTTCCAGTCCGTCTGGCAATCCGCCCCCTCCCCCGCTGACGCTGCTGCGGTGGAGGAAGCGCTTGATGCCGTGGGCATGTCTGGCTTCGCTGAGCGTCCCTACCACACGCTGTCGGGTGGCGAACAACAGCGCCTGCAGATCGCCCGCGCCCTGGCCCAGCAGCCGCGTCTGTTGATCCTGGACGAACCCACCAATCACCTGGACGTGCATGCGCAACTGGCCGTGCTGGGTCTGCTGCGCCGTCGGGCACAGGCCGGCGTCACGGTCCTCCTGGCGCTGCACGATCTCAACCTCGCGGCCGCCTTCTGCGACACGCTCGTCGTGCTCGATCAAGGCCGCCTGGTCGCGTCCGGAACGCCGGAAACGGTGCTCACCCCTGCCCTGCTGCGATCGGTCTACCAGGTCGATGCTACCCTGCTCCGCCACCCCGTGACCGGTCGCCCGACGATCGTCTACGACTTGCCCTCGGAATAG
- the pepT gene encoding peptidase T — translation MTDTVLDRFLRYVVIDTQSDPESASQPSTEKQKNLGRLLVSELLEIGVADAHLDEHGYVYGTVPSNSDKAVPVICFCSHMDTAPDSSGLNVKPQIVRNYAGGDITLVGDTTRVIRVSDHVELANQFGNEIVTTDGTTLLGADDKAGLAEIVSAAKYLIDNPDIRHGTIKLLFTPDEEIGRGVDKVDLSKLGAQFGYTVDGETAGDVEDETFSADGVEISLTGVAMHPGFALGRMENAAKIAGTILSRLPSDMGPETTSGRQGFIHPVGVSGSMEKASLSFIIRDFDTAGLVEKEALLEAIVREVMQEFPRSSYQFTVKEQYRNMKQVLDKHPEIVANAEEAIRRAGMEPKRGSIRGGTDGSRLSFMGLPCPNIFAGGHAFHSPLEWISRQDMEKAVKTLVELARVWEERA, via the coding sequence TTGACCGATACTGTCCTTGACCGCTTCCTTCGCTATGTCGTCATTGACACCCAGTCCGATCCAGAGTCGGCAAGCCAGCCGTCGACGGAAAAGCAGAAGAACCTTGGTCGCTTGCTGGTGTCGGAGCTTTTGGAGATCGGCGTTGCCGATGCGCATCTGGACGAGCATGGCTACGTCTATGGCACCGTGCCGTCCAATTCGGACAAAGCGGTGCCGGTCATCTGCTTCTGCTCGCATATGGATACGGCGCCGGATTCTTCCGGGCTGAACGTCAAGCCACAGATCGTGCGGAATTATGCCGGTGGCGACATCACGCTGGTTGGCGATACGACGCGGGTAATCCGGGTCAGCGACCATGTCGAGCTCGCGAACCAGTTTGGCAATGAGATCGTCACGACTGATGGGACCACCCTGCTCGGCGCAGACGACAAGGCCGGGTTGGCTGAAATCGTGAGTGCTGCCAAATATTTGATCGACAATCCGGACATCCGGCACGGCACGATCAAGCTGCTGTTCACGCCAGACGAAGAAATCGGGCGCGGCGTCGACAAGGTGGACCTGAGCAAGCTCGGCGCACAGTTCGGATATACCGTGGATGGTGAAACTGCGGGCGATGTTGAGGACGAAACATTCTCGGCAGACGGCGTCGAGATCAGCCTAACCGGCGTTGCGATGCATCCGGGCTTTGCCCTGGGCCGCATGGAGAACGCAGCCAAGATCGCCGGGACGATACTGAGCCGCCTGCCCAGTGACATGGGGCCCGAGACGACGTCGGGGCGTCAGGGATTCATCCATCCGGTGGGTGTCAGTGGGTCGATGGAGAAGGCCAGTCTGAGCTTCATCATTCGCGATTTCGACACTGCCGGGCTCGTCGAGAAGGAAGCCTTGCTCGAAGCCATCGTGCGCGAGGTGATGCAGGAGTTTCCGCGCTCGTCCTATCAGTTCACGGTCAAGGAACAGTATCGCAATATGAAGCAGGTGCTCGACAAGCACCCGGAGATCGTGGCCAACGCCGAGGAAGCGATCCGTCGGGCGGGCATGGAGCCGAAGCGCGGCAGCATTCGTGGTGGCACCGACGGTTCGCGCCTGTCGTTCATGGGACTGCCCTGCCCCAATATCTTCGCCGGTGGCCACGCCTTCCACTCGCCGCTGGAATGGATCAGCCGCCAAGACATGGAAAAGGCGGTCAAGACGCTGGTCGAGCTTGCGCGCGTCTGGGAAGAGCGAGCGTAG
- a CDS encoding putative F420-0 ABC transporter permease subunit, with protein sequence MAPGRPTRLLLGAGLWLLLAASLVLAVTFGPADIAPTEVWQTIANHLGLPVEKTVSRLRDAIIWELRLPRVLVAAGVGAGLALCGAVMQAMTRNPLADPYLLGLSSGASLGAVLFLLSGAALLMPLGAFLGAGAAMALTLLVTSMLGGATPSRAILAGISISALAAAATSFLIFWSATGDSYREILSWLMGSLSGVVWVDALIVLGATLIIGLPVLLSGRSLDAFAFGDAAAATLGIDVERLRWLLLGATALLTGVLVSIGGAIGFVGLIVPHIVRLATGSHHRTLLPVSMLLGASFMIWTDTAARSLFEPRELPVGIITALLGAPIFLLVLLRYRRMT encoded by the coding sequence ATGGCACCAGGCCGGCCCACGCGATTGCTGCTTGGTGCCGGCCTGTGGCTGTTGCTCGCTGCGAGCCTGGTCCTGGCGGTGACGTTCGGGCCTGCCGACATTGCGCCAACCGAAGTCTGGCAGACCATCGCCAACCATCTCGGTTTGCCCGTCGAGAAAACCGTCAGCCGCCTGCGCGACGCCATCATTTGGGAGCTGCGCCTGCCGCGCGTGCTGGTGGCGGCTGGCGTCGGCGCCGGCCTGGCCCTCTGCGGCGCCGTCATGCAGGCTATGACGCGCAATCCACTGGCCGATCCGTATCTATTGGGCCTGTCTTCGGGCGCATCACTCGGCGCTGTACTGTTCCTGCTATCAGGCGCCGCGCTGCTGATGCCGCTGGGCGCCTTCCTCGGCGCCGGTGCCGCCATGGCGCTGACCCTGCTGGTCACAAGCATGCTGGGTGGAGCGACGCCATCCCGCGCCATCCTGGCCGGCATCTCCATCTCGGCCTTGGCCGCCGCGGCGACGTCATTCCTCATCTTCTGGTCCGCCACCGGCGATTCCTACCGCGAAATCCTGAGCTGGCTCATGGGCTCGCTCAGCGGCGTGGTCTGGGTCGACGCCCTGATCGTCCTCGGCGCGACTCTGATCATCGGCCTGCCGGTGTTGTTGAGTGGCCGGTCGCTGGATGCGTTCGCCTTTGGTGATGCAGCCGCGGCCACGCTGGGCATCGATGTCGAGCGCCTGCGCTGGCTGCTGCTCGGCGCCACGGCATTACTGACCGGCGTGCTAGTATCGATCGGCGGTGCCATAGGCTTCGTTGGCCTGATCGTGCCCCATATTGTGCGGCTCGCAACCGGATCGCACCATCGCACTCTGCTGCCGGTCTCTATGCTGCTGGGCGCCAGTTTCATGATCTGGACCGATACAGCCGCGCGGAGCCTGTTCGAGCCGCGCGAATTGCCAGTCGGCATCATCACCGCCTTACTCGGTGCCCCGATCTTTCTCCTCGTCCTGCTGCGCTATCGGCGGATGACATGA
- the cofE gene encoding coenzyme F420-0:L-glutamate ligase → MSIPRYTVWGVTGLPEIDAGDDLIGLIADAVAAQATDDPELALRDGDILVVTSKIVSKAEGRQVPAADREKAIAADTVRVVAERVHPGGVTQIVETRQGLIMAAAGIDTSNVPDGIALRLPEDPDASARALCTGLRERLGVQLGIVVTDTLGRPWRVGQTDVAIGAAGIIVTDDLRGGVDANGRPLQVTITVLADELAGAADLVKGKASGIPVAVVRGLERLVTTVDAPGARTLVRSVDDDMFRFGSAEAYRLGYDAALAELRDGDQTPPKRVTQQQD, encoded by the coding sequence ATGTCGATACCGAGATACACCGTCTGGGGCGTAACAGGGCTGCCGGAGATCGATGCGGGTGATGATCTCATCGGCCTGATTGCCGATGCTGTTGCCGCCCAGGCCACTGACGATCCCGAGTTGGCCCTGCGTGACGGCGATATTCTGGTCGTTACCAGCAAGATCGTGTCCAAGGCCGAAGGTCGGCAGGTGCCCGCCGCCGATCGGGAAAAGGCCATTGCCGCCGATACCGTGCGCGTCGTCGCCGAACGCGTGCATCCGGGCGGCGTGACCCAGATCGTCGAGACGCGCCAGGGGCTGATCATGGCGGCCGCTGGCATCGACACATCCAACGTGCCCGACGGCATCGCGCTGCGGTTGCCGGAGGATCCGGATGCCTCCGCGCGTGCCCTCTGTACTGGCCTGCGCGAACGGCTGGGCGTGCAGCTTGGCATCGTCGTCACCGATACGCTGGGCCGGCCATGGCGAGTCGGACAGACCGACGTCGCCATCGGCGCCGCCGGCATCATCGTCACCGACGACCTGCGTGGTGGTGTCGATGCCAATGGCCGCCCGCTGCAGGTAACGATAACCGTGCTGGCAGACGAACTGGCCGGTGCCGCCGACCTGGTCAAGGGCAAGGCTTCCGGCATCCCGGTGGCCGTCGTCCGTGGCCTGGAGCGACTGGTGACAACAGTCGACGCCCCGGGTGCCCGCACGTTGGTGCGCTCGGTGGATGACGACATGTTCCGCTTTGGCTCAGCCGAAGCCTACCGCCTCGGCTATGATGCCGCGCTTGCCGAATTGCGCGACGGCGACCAGACCCCACCAAAACGCGTCACCCAACAGCAGGATTGA